GTGGGGTTCTTTGCCTGTCAGATTTTTCACTGCTTCCTGCACAGCCGGAATTCTGGAAGATCCGCCGACTAACAACACCTTGTCAATGTTGCTTGCAGATAAGCCAGCATCGGCCAGCGCCTTTTTCGAGGGTTCCATGGTTGCCTCAACCAGGTCGTGTGTCAGTTCGTCAAATTTTGCACGGGTCAAGGTAACGTCTAAATGCTTCGGTCCTGTTGCGTCTGCTGTAATAAACGGCAGATTGATATTGGTGGTCGTCACGCCAGAAAGCTCAATTTTTGCTTTTTCAGCAGCTTCCTTTAATCTCTGGAGTGCCATTTTATCGTTTTTCAAATCAATTCCGTTTTCCTTCTGGAATTCAGATGCCAAATAGTCGATAACCCTCTGGTCAAAGTCGTCGCCGCCCAGGCGATTGTTACCGTTTGTTGCAAGCACCTCAAAAATGCCGTCGCCAAGCTCTAAAATAGAAACGTCGAACGTTCCGCCGCCTAAGTCGTAAACCATAATTTTCTGGTCACCGTCTTTGTCCATGCCATAAGCAAGGGCTGCCGCCGTAGGCTCGTTGATAATTCTCTGAACTTCCAGTCCCGCAATTTTGCCTGCGTCTTTTGTCGCCTGTCTCTGTGCGTCGTTAAAATAAGCCGGAACAGTGATAACCGCATGTGTTACAGGCTCGCCCAAATAGCTTTCTGCATCGGCTTTCAGTTTTTGCAGAATCATTGCCGAAATTTCCTGGGGAGAATAGCTTTTTCCGTCTATGTCTGTTTTCTGCGAGCTTCCCATTTCTCTTTTAATAGAGATAATTGTTCTTTCAGGGTTTGTAATTGCCTGTCTTTTTGCAACCTGCCCAACCAGTCTTTCGCCGTTTTTAGAAAATGCAACCACAGAAGGGGTTGTTCTTCCGCCTTCGGCGTTTGGAATAACGGTAGGCTCCCCGCCTTCCATAACTGCTACACATGAATTCGTTGTGCCAAGGTCAATACCAATGATTTTTGCCATAAGTCATTCCTCCTAATATATAAACAAATAAATTTTTAACAATGTTAATTTGCAACCTTTACCATAGAATGCCGAATCACTTTTTCTTTATATTTATAGCCTTTCATAAACTGCTCTATCACAACGTTAGCGTCATACTCGTCGTCGTCAACATGCATCACCGCATTGTGAATATTGGGGTCGAACTGTGTGCCCAGTGCCTCAATTTCAACCACACCCATTTTCGCTAAAATTTCAAAAAATTGTTTCGACACCATTTTCACGCCTTCTGAAAATTCAGAGTGTTCCGTTTCGTCCAGCGCTGAGATTGCCCGGTCGAGATTGTCCGCCACCGGAAGCAGCTTTTCTAAAGTTTCGGCTACCGCAAGGCTATACATTTCGTCCTTTTCTTTCTGCGTGCGCTTTTTATAATTGTCATACTCCGCCAAAACCCTTAAATATTTGTCGTAAACCTCATCATATTTCTCTTTTTCAACGGTTTTGGGTTCCTCTGGTGTTTCTTCCGCCAATTCGCCGGATTTAGCAGTGACAGGCTCCTTTTCTTCCTGAACGGCATCCTCCACGCGTTCTTTTTCTTTCACTTCGTTTTCCTTTGTTGGCTTTTTGGCCATTTTCATCACTCTCCATTGTCATCAATATACAGTTCTTTTAAAAGCCTGTCAAGGTAATTGGATATTTGATTAATATTTGCAATTACCTTAGAATAGTTCATTCGAGTCGGTCCGATAATACCAAGCCGGCCCGCCGCTCTCCCCCCCAAGTGGTAGTTCGTGGTGACAAGGCTCAAATTCTGCATAATATCCAGCCCGTTTTCGCTGCCGATTCGGACATGAATTGCATGCTCGTCGTTTTCTTCTGCGTCCGACAACACCTTGGCAACGGACTGTTTGTCGTCTAAAAACTCGATAAACTCTTTGGCGCGCGTAACGTCTCGGTATTCGGGAAAATTAAAAATATTCGTAACGCCGCTTAAGTAGATTTCCGTTTCCTTTTGAATGTCGTCAATAATATCGGAAATAAAATCCAGCACCGGAAACAGCATTTCATAATTTGAACCAAGTGCTTTTTTAATTTCATTGATTTTTTTCACATCAATTTCATTTAAAAGCAGGCCGGAAAGCTTCTCCTTCATCAGTGCTGAAACCTGAGGGATGATTTTGTGGTCTACATTTTTTGGGATGTAAACCCGCTTGTTTTTCATGATGCCCTCGTTTGTTACCAGAATGATCAGCATGGAAGATGCGTCAACAGGAACAAGTTCAATGGTTTTGATCGCACCGTGTTTCATTTCAGGTGTCATTAAAACAGCGGTGTAATTTGTAAGCTGTGAAAGCACCACAGACGCCTGCCGGATAACCTTGTCAAACTGGTTCAGCTTCATTTCCATAGCAACGGCAAGCAGATCTATGTCCCGTTGGCTCACTTCATAGCCGTTCATCAGTTCGTTAACATAAAACCGATACCCTTTGTCCGACGGAACCCTGCCCGCCGACGTGTGAGGCTGTTCTAAATAGCCCATTTCCTCTAAATCGGCCATCTCGTTTCGGATGGTCGCGCTGGAAAGCCCCAAATCAAGGTTCTTTGCGATATGCCGTGAACCGACTGGTTCCGCATTCGTCACATATTCATTTATTATGGTATGAAGTATTTTTCGCTTTCTTTCATTCATTTCCATAACCCTTCACCTCGTTGTTAGCACTCTACCTTATCGAGTGCTAACATTAAAATATCACTTTTTTACAGAATTGTCAAGCAATAAATTATGAATTTTTTATGAAATTCAAAATTATCCGGCAAAATCGGCAATCAGCCTTTGCAAAAGCACGGTTTTGTCACCCTGGCTCAGTTTAAAATTCCGATCGGTATCAACACACATTGTCAGCAGCCGTTCTAAGTTTTCCCTCGTATATTTTGCACTCAATGTGATATATTTACTCACAAGAAACGGCGGTATTTTGCTTTTGGACGCAATTTGTGTCCTGTCCAGCCTACTTTCCGTCATCAGCTTCACAGTTAAAATTTTATCCACGCTGGAGCTGATTGCACCGAGAATTCTTGTTTCATCCTCTTTTAACGAGCATAAGTCGTTTAGTTTTGAAAGTGCGGCATAGGCATTCTGAGAAAGCATTGCGTCCACCATGTCGAACACTTTGTTTTCAATTACCGGAACTACTACGGCGTCGATGTCCGCCCGGGTGATTTGAATTTCACCCTGGGTGAAAGCGGCCACTTTTTCTGCCTCATGCTTTACCGCCATCATGCCTTCGCCCGTAATTTCAATTAAATATTTCGCGTCGTGAGGGCTGATGACCTTTCCCAGTGTTCTAAACA
This region of Congzhengia minquanensis genomic DNA includes:
- the dnaK gene encoding molecular chaperone DnaK, with amino-acid sequence MAKIIGIDLGTTNSCVAVMEGGEPTVIPNAEGGRTTPSVVAFSKNGERLVGQVAKRQAITNPERTIISIKREMGSSQKTDIDGKSYSPQEISAMILQKLKADAESYLGEPVTHAVITVPAYFNDAQRQATKDAGKIAGLEVQRIINEPTAAALAYGMDKDGDQKIMVYDLGGGTFDVSILELGDGIFEVLATNGNNRLGGDDFDQRVIDYLASEFQKENGIDLKNDKMALQRLKEAAEKAKIELSGVTTTNINLPFITADATGPKHLDVTLTRAKFDELTHDLVEATMEPSKKALADAGLSASNIDKVLLVGGSSRIPAVQEAVKNLTGKEPHKGINPDECVAVGAAIQGGVLSGDVSGVVLLDVTPLSLGIETLGGVFTKLIDRNTTIPAKKSQIFSTAADGQTSVEIHVLQGEREMAADNKTLGKFHLDGIPSAPRGVPQIEVTFDIDANGIVHVSAKDMGSGHEQNITITANTNLSDDEIDKAVKEAEKFAQEDKKKKEEIEIRNNADTLVYQSEKSLADLGDKVDAADKTAVESLIAKVKEALKGTDSAAIKAATEELSKKFYEVSSKVYQSTQGQQPPQDGPNPGDGNAPGGNNGDNVVDSDFEEVD
- the grpE gene encoding nucleotide exchange factor GrpE; amino-acid sequence: MAKKPTKENEVKEKERVEDAVQEEKEPVTAKSGELAEETPEEPKTVEKEKYDEVYDKYLRVLAEYDNYKKRTQKEKDEMYSLAVAETLEKLLPVADNLDRAISALDETEHSEFSEGVKMVSKQFFEILAKMGVVEIEALGTQFDPNIHNAVMHVDDDEYDANVVIEQFMKGYKYKEKVIRHSMVKVAN
- the hrcA gene encoding heat-inducible transcriptional repressor HrcA, which codes for MEMNERKRKILHTIINEYVTNAEPVGSRHIAKNLDLGLSSATIRNEMADLEEMGYLEQPHTSAGRVPSDKGYRFYVNELMNGYEVSQRDIDLLAVAMEMKLNQFDKVIRQASVVLSQLTNYTAVLMTPEMKHGAIKTIELVPVDASSMLIILVTNEGIMKNKRVYIPKNVDHKIIPQVSALMKEKLSGLLLNEIDVKKINEIKKALGSNYEMLFPVLDFISDIIDDIQKETEIYLSGVTNIFNFPEYRDVTRAKEFIEFLDDKQSVAKVLSDAEENDEHAIHVRIGSENGLDIMQNLSLVTTNYHLGGRAAGRLGIIGPTRMNYSKVIANINQISNYLDRLLKELYIDDNGE
- the holA gene encoding DNA polymerase III subunit delta, with the protein product MNYDEFVKYLKQDKMEKNVLLLYGEEVFLKAHSKAELLKKITPAQMPEFNVFEFDGRKYDLKAVDEAIEALPVMSDSKLLTFRNSMIFTISGKDTATKEYKEFWEKRLSDIPEDVFLVFDEEKVDKRSGLYKKFQKQNAFAEFSYLSENKMINWTIGLFRTLGKVISPHDAKYLIEITGEGMMAVKHEAEKVAAFTQGEIQITRADIDAVVVPVIENKVFDMVDAMLSQNAYAALSKLNDLCSLKEDETRILGAISSSVDKILTVKLMTESRLDRTQIASKSKIPPFLVSKYITLSAKYTRENLERLLTMCVDTDRNFKLSQGDKTVLLQRLIADFAG